From a single Mus caroli chromosome X, CAROLI_EIJ_v1.1, whole genome shotgun sequence genomic region:
- the LOC110286964 gene encoding mortality factor 4-like protein 2: protein MKVCPPKKHQPAKQVVCVKRVRSAERVHSMERGHLAKKSCPAERQLSAEEGSMAERGCSFETDLSGERAHSSQGSCTAEERSEEGNMHSVEKGHPSTETGFPEEKSSSGSMSKATEPNNLQSPPENRIGSETNQVAQXPHRNMPVTVKIKMGVELKLPDELKFRLVEDWDLVNKQNQLFQLPAEKTVDAILAEYVTFVKSQDLGDNREYSVDEVVLGIREYFNKMLGTQLLCKFEKPQYAEIHQVYPGIPMSQVYGAPHLLRLFVKIGTALAHSPLNRQSLLLVSSYMHDFLEYLAEKSTSLFTVSNYKVASAEYCCKAL from the coding sequence atgaAAGTTTGTCCTCCTAAAAAACATCAGCCTGCAAAGCAAGTTGTCTGTGTAAAGAGAGTTCGTTCTGCAGAAAGAGTTCACTCCATGGAGAGAGGTCACCTTGCCAAGAAAAGTTGTCCTGCAGAGAGACAGCTCTCTGCTGAGGAAGGTAGCATGGCAGAGCGGGGTTGCTCCTTTGAGACAGATCTTTCAGGGGAGAGAGCTCACTCTTCCCAGGGAAGCTGCACAGCTGAAGAAAGGAGTGAGGAAGGCAATATGCATTCTGTGGAGAAAGGTCATCCCTCCACGGAGACAGGCTTCCCTGAAGAGAAATCCTCTTCAGGATCCATGTCTAAGGCAACAGAACCAAACAACCTGCAGAGTCCTCCAGAAAACAGAATTGGCAGTGAAACCAACCAAGTAGCCCAGNTCCCTCACCGNAATATGCCTGTAACTGTGAAGATAAAAATGGGAGTCGAGTTGAAATTGCCTGATGAACTGAAGTTTCGTCTTGTTGAGGACTGGGACTTGGTCAACAAGCAAAACCAGTTATTCCAACTTCCTGCTGAGAAGACTGTAGATGCCATTCTTGCAGAATATGTGACTTTTGTGAAGTCACAGGATCTTGGTGATAATAGAGAATACTCCGTTGATGAAGTTGTACTTGGAATAAGAGAGTATTTCAACAAGATGCTGGGCACCCAGCTGCTCTGCAAGTTTGAAAAGCCCCAGTATGCTGAAATTCACCAGGTTTATCCTGGTATTCCAATGTCTCAGGTCTATGGGGCTCCACATCTCCTGAGATTGTTTGTGAAAATTGGGACTGCATTGGCCCATTCACCCCTTAATAGGCAGAGTCTTCTCTTAGTGTCTAGCTATATGCATGATTTCCTGGAATATCTTGCAGAGAAGTCCACTTCTCTGTTTACCGTCAGCAATTACAAAGTAGCTTCAGCCGAATATTGTTGCAAAGCCCTATAA